From Candidatus Obscuribacterales bacterium, a single genomic window includes:
- a CDS encoding cation diffusion facilitator family transporter, with translation MAQNQPFPVTLEWSIAILCCILFDLSEPDRSMLHPHPGPLNPITCDCCPPDPTHDPEAAAAKLQRLWLALVLMGSFALAEGAIAQFSHSLALLAESVHMISDCLALGLALLASWLAQRPATHRATFGYRRIEILAALVNGLGLLAIALWIGGEAIAHLQAPHENILSRPMLITALVGFGINTLNASLLHHHSHDDLNIRGAFLHMVADAASSVGVVIAAIAIALWGWTWADGLISLLVAGLIGVATLPLIWQSLRVLLETVPPHLDVDTIRAHLLNFEPVSQVQRLHLWAIAPGQVMLAAHLSVSPTHVDGRDRLLAELQTSLHEQFGISQCYLQMTHPYSALMSSLPSLSPSQDEALR, from the coding sequence TGTATCCTGTTTGACCTGTCTGAACCCGATCGAAGCATGTTGCACCCTCACCCTGGCCCTCTCAACCCAATCACCTGCGACTGTTGCCCCCCGGATCCGACCCATGATCCGGAGGCAGCAGCAGCCAAACTTCAACGGCTCTGGCTAGCGCTGGTGCTCATGGGCAGTTTCGCCTTGGCAGAAGGGGCGATCGCTCAGTTTAGCCATAGCTTAGCCCTGCTGGCGGAGTCGGTGCATATGATTTCCGATTGCTTGGCCTTGGGGCTAGCGCTTTTGGCCAGTTGGCTGGCCCAGCGTCCTGCCACCCATCGCGCCACCTTTGGCTACCGCCGCATCGAAATTTTGGCGGCCTTGGTGAATGGATTAGGACTGTTGGCGATCGCCCTGTGGATTGGTGGGGAAGCGATCGCTCATTTGCAAGCGCCCCATGAAAATATTTTGAGCCGACCCATGCTGATCACGGCGCTGGTAGGCTTTGGCATCAATACCCTGAATGCATCGTTGCTGCACCATCATAGCCACGATGACTTGAACATCCGTGGCGCATTTTTGCACATGGTTGCTGATGCGGCTAGTTCCGTAGGCGTTGTGATAGCAGCGATCGCCATTGCCCTCTGGGGCTGGACTTGGGCGGATGGTCTGATTAGTCTACTAGTGGCAGGTCTGATTGGCGTGGCCACCCTACCGTTGATTTGGCAAAGTTTACGGGTGCTGCTCGAAACCGTTCCGCCCCACCTAGATGTGGACACCATTCGTGCCCATCTACTGAACTTTGAGCCCGTCAGCCAAGTTCAGCGCCTGCATCTCTGGGCGATCGCCCCCGGTCAGGTAATGCTCGCCGCCCATCTTTCCGTATCGCCCACCCATGTAGACGGCCGCGATCGCCTCCTGGCAGAGCTGCAAACCTCCCTGCATGAGCAATTTGGCATCAGCCAGTGCTACTTACAAATGACCCATCCCTACTCAGCCCTGATGTCTAGCCTGCCATCCCTGAGTCCTTCCCAGGATGAAGCGCTACGGTAG